The following are encoded in a window of Gramella sp. MT6 genomic DNA:
- a CDS encoding TonB-dependent receptor → MRTLFKSTLFLLLMLPMSFFAQNTVSGTVTESGTGMPIPGVNVIVQGTSNGTTTDFDGNYSIDNISEGDVLSFSFLGFSTQQIPYNGQSNINVQLDENQAALDEVVVIGYGSVSKKDATGAVAQVGTEDFNPGPVQTAGQLITGKVAGVNVTSGGGAPGEGQTINIRGQGSLSLTSSPLIVVDGIPLADEGVSGSRNALDFINPNDIESMTILKDASSTAIYGSRAANGVILITTKKGKGNDFRFNFSTSSILYTPTDYVDVLDGDQFRALVNEVGSDAAIARLGTENTDWQKQIYNEAFGSEHNFSTTGRIADFMPVRASLGYTDQDGILRGDNFTRTTASVNLKPTFLDSHLTVELNARGMYTENTFANRDAIGSAVGFDPTHPIYDENSPFGGYYTWLNADNVQINLAPTNPVAQINLKDDTSEVRRFIGNAKVDYDLHFFPDLTATVNVGLDKSNSNGRVITSDQMPSASLDWNGSYTTYSNESTNELFDAYLTYDTDFDLHSVNAVAGYSYQSFEDYRYNYDSEAQEDGLDFEFVDKWRSVLLSYFGRLNYNYDNRYLFTATLRADSSSKLNPDDRWGYFPSFALAWNLNNENFLAGSNAINQLKLRLGYGEIGNVNGLGDYNFLTKYTGSRSDANYQFGNQYYQTYRPEEYNENLRWEVGKTYNIGLDYGLFNNRISGSVNAYLKKTEDLISFVTVDPFTNFSNGIDNNIGDMENRGVEFEINVVPVQTEDFTWSIGYNISYNENEITRLPDEVQTGDIDGGTGNTIQLHKEGHSPFSYWVFKQVYDEAGRPIEGAYVDRNGDNQINDDDKYLYKDPYADIIMGLNTNLNYKSWDLAIVSRANIGNYAYNNMASSRSYELRATENSVLRNLHSDYYNTGFVSSTETNLLSDYYIQDASFFRLDNITLGYTLPEIFSESSLRIYGSVQNVLTITDYEGLDPEINQGIDNNFYPRPRSFAIGANLNF, encoded by the coding sequence ATGAGAACTTTATTTAAAAGCACATTGTTTTTGCTGTTGATGCTACCAATGAGCTTTTTTGCCCAAAACACCGTTAGCGGGACTGTGACCGAAAGTGGCACAGGAATGCCCATTCCTGGTGTAAACGTAATTGTTCAGGGTACCAGCAACGGTACTACAACAGATTTCGATGGTAACTATTCCATCGATAATATTTCTGAAGGTGATGTACTATCATTTTCTTTTTTAGGATTTTCTACTCAACAGATCCCTTATAACGGCCAGTCTAATATTAATGTACAGCTTGATGAAAATCAGGCTGCATTAGATGAAGTGGTTGTTATAGGTTATGGTTCTGTAAGTAAAAAAGACGCAACCGGAGCAGTAGCCCAGGTTGGAACCGAAGACTTTAACCCGGGACCCGTACAAACCGCAGGACAGCTTATCACAGGTAAAGTAGCCGGTGTTAATGTAACTTCCGGTGGTGGAGCGCCTGGGGAAGGTCAAACCATTAACATTAGAGGACAGGGATCACTTTCCCTTACCAGTTCACCACTTATTGTGGTAGATGGAATTCCTTTAGCAGATGAAGGCGTTAGCGGTTCAAGAAACGCTTTAGATTTCATTAACCCTAATGATATTGAAAGCATGACCATCCTTAAAGATGCGTCTTCTACCGCTATCTATGGGTCTCGTGCCGCAAACGGGGTTATTTTGATAACCACCAAAAAAGGAAAAGGTAACGACTTCAGATTTAATTTTTCTACCTCCTCTATCCTTTATACTCCTACAGATTATGTAGATGTATTAGATGGAGATCAATTCAGAGCTTTAGTAAATGAAGTAGGTAGTGATGCAGCTATCGCAAGATTAGGAACAGAGAATACAGACTGGCAGAAGCAGATCTATAACGAAGCTTTCGGGTCTGAACACAACTTTAGTACAACTGGAAGAATTGCAGATTTTATGCCGGTTCGTGCTTCTTTAGGTTATACAGACCAGGATGGTATTTTGAGAGGTGATAATTTCACTAGAACTACTGCTTCTGTGAACCTTAAACCTACTTTCCTTGATAGTCATCTTACGGTTGAATTGAACGCTAGAGGTATGTATACCGAAAATACTTTCGCTAACAGAGATGCTATTGGAAGTGCCGTAGGCTTTGATCCAACACACCCAATCTATGATGAAAACTCACCTTTTGGGGGATACTACACCTGGTTGAATGCAGATAATGTTCAGATCAACCTGGCTCCAACAAACCCGGTTGCTCAGATCAATTTAAAAGATGATACTTCAGAAGTAAGAAGATTCATTGGTAATGCTAAGGTAGATTATGACCTGCATTTCTTCCCTGACCTTACGGCTACCGTGAACGTTGGTTTAGATAAATCTAACAGTAACGGTAGGGTGATCACTTCAGATCAAATGCCATCGGCATCTTTAGACTGGAATGGTTCTTACACTACTTACAGCAATGAGTCTACCAACGAATTGTTCGATGCTTATTTAACTTATGATACCGATTTCGACCTTCATTCTGTAAATGCAGTGGCTGGTTACTCATATCAGAGTTTTGAAGACTACAGGTATAACTATGATAGTGAAGCTCAGGAAGATGGTCTTGATTTTGAATTCGTAGATAAATGGAGAAGCGTACTTCTTTCGTATTTTGGAAGACTAAACTATAACTATGATAACAGATACCTATTTACGGCTACTTTAAGAGCAGATTCTTCTTCAAAATTGAACCCTGATGACAGATGGGGTTATTTTCCATCTTTCGCACTTGCCTGGAATTTAAACAATGAAAATTTCCTTGCCGGATCAAATGCTATTAATCAACTTAAATTAAGACTTGGTTATGGAGAGATAGGTAACGTTAACGGGCTTGGAGATTATAATTTCCTTACAAAATATACCGGTAGCCGCTCTGATGCTAATTACCAGTTTGGAAACCAGTATTACCAGACCTACCGTCCGGAAGAATATAATGAAAACCTAAGATGGGAAGTTGGAAAGACCTATAACATTGGTCTTGACTACGGCTTATTCAACAACCGAATTTCCGGTTCTGTAAATGCCTATTTAAAGAAAACTGAAGATCTTATCAGTTTTGTAACTGTAGACCCATTTACCAATTTCTCTAATGGTATAGACAATAACATCGGAGATATGGAAAACCGAGGAGTTGAATTTGAAATTAATGTAGTTCCAGTACAAACGGAAGATTTCACATGGAGTATTGGTTACAACATTAGTTATAATGAAAATGAGATCACCAGACTTCCAGATGAAGTACAAACAGGTGATATTGATGGAGGTACCGGTAACACTATTCAGTTGCACAAAGAAGGACATTCTCCTTTTAGCTACTGGGTTTTCAAACAGGTATATGATGAGGCCGGAAGACCAATCGAAGGTGCTTATGTAGACAGGAACGGAGATAACCAGATAAATGATGACGATAAATATCTATATAAGGATCCTTATGCAGATATCATCATGGGTCTGAATACTAACCTTAATTATAAGAGCTGGGATCTTGCCATAGTATCCAGAGCGAATATTGGCAACTATGCATACAACAACATGGCATCCAGTAGATCTTATGAATTGCGTGCTACAGAGAACAGCGTACTAAGAAACCTGCATTCAGATTATTACAATACCGGTTTTGTTTCTTCGACTGAAACTAACCTGTTAAGCGATTACTATATTCAGGATGCATCATTTTTCAGGTTAGATAACATTACGCTGGGTTATACTTTACCAGAGATCTTTAGCGAATCTTCTTTAAGGATCTACGGTTCTGTTCAGAATGTATTGACTATTACCGATTATGAAGGTTTAGATCCTGAAATCAACCAGGGAATAGATAACAATTTCTATCCAAGACCAAGATCTTTCGCTATTGGTGCAAATCTTAATTTTTAA
- a CDS encoding LacI family DNA-binding transcriptional regulator: MKPKLTLKKIAKELDVSISTVSKALRDSPEIGEETREKIKAFAKHYNYKPNNIALSLKNRKTKTIGIIIPEIVHHFFTTVISGVEKVANEMGYNVFVCLSDNSFDKEVLNMEMLANGSTDGFILSLAKETMQKGDYHHLVEAINQGMPLVLFDRVVEDIACDKVIIDDVTGGKKAVQHLVDIGCRNIALISTVDYVSVGKLRTKGYKESLEENGLPYKEDLVLKIEEMEDSEAEIAEFLKEKDVDGVFAVNEHFAISAIKAIQEQGKKVPEDVSVIGFTDGELSKRFIPSLTTVSQHGMRIGEESARLLIEKLERTPSEEDYYKTIIVETGLVVRNSTKSKK; encoded by the coding sequence ATGAAGCCAAAACTTACCCTAAAGAAAATTGCGAAAGAATTAGATGTTTCTATATCTACAGTTTCAAAAGCTTTGAGAGATAGTCCTGAAATAGGGGAAGAAACGCGCGAAAAGATCAAAGCTTTTGCTAAACATTATAATTATAAACCTAATAATATCGCTCTTAGTCTTAAGAATAGAAAGACCAAGACCATAGGTATTATTATTCCCGAGATCGTTCATCACTTTTTTACCACCGTAATAAGTGGAGTAGAGAAAGTAGCTAATGAAATGGGATATAATGTATTTGTATGCCTTTCAGATAACTCCTTCGATAAAGAAGTACTAAACATGGAAATGCTGGCGAATGGAAGCACAGATGGTTTCATCCTTTCACTCGCTAAGGAGACCATGCAAAAAGGAGACTACCACCATTTAGTTGAAGCCATCAACCAGGGGATGCCTTTGGTATTATTTGATCGAGTGGTTGAGGATATTGCCTGTGACAAGGTGATCATAGATGATGTTACCGGTGGTAAAAAGGCGGTTCAGCATTTAGTTGATATAGGATGCCGCAATATCGCATTGATCTCTACTGTAGACTATGTTAGTGTTGGTAAATTACGTACCAAGGGATATAAAGAGTCGCTGGAAGAGAACGGACTTCCATATAAAGAAGATCTGGTTCTAAAGATCGAAGAGATGGAGGATTCTGAAGCCGAAATAGCCGAATTTTTAAAGGAAAAAGATGTGGATGGAGTATTCGCGGTGAATGAACATTTTGCGATTTCAGCGATCAAAGCGATACAGGAACAGGGGAAAAAAGTACCTGAAGATGTTTCGGTAATTGGATTTACAGACGGGGAGCTTTCCAAAAGGTTTATACCAAGCCTAACTACCGTAAGCCAGCATGGAATGAGAATCGGGGAAGAGTCGGCAAGGTTATTAATAGAGAAGCTTGAGCGTACCCCTTCAGAGGAGGATTATTATAAAACGATCATAGTAGAAACAGGTTTGGTGGTTAGAAATTCAACAAAATCAAAGAAATAG
- a CDS encoding MFS transporter: MRKRTLSFWEIWNMSFGFLGIQFGFALQNANTSRIFETLGASVEEIPILWIAAPVTGLVVQPIIGYFSDRTWTKLGRRRPYFLIGAILSSIALFIMPNSPTLWVAAGTLWIMDASINISMEPFRAFVGDNLPDRQRTLGFAMQSFFIGVGAVVGSLLPYMFTNWFGISNTAPEGIIPDSVKWSFYVGGIVFLLAVLWTVIKSKEYSPEELAAFEKEKMKDKPARVEVVDKSKNIRNQFIAGVVMTLIGAIISFLIYKNGLTKELYILFVGLIIAGILFIVVSTLRKKQVRNGFTIIITDMLNMPPAMKQLAWVQFFSWFALFSMWIYTTPAVTGHVFGTNDTTSELYNDAADWVTVMFTVYNGVAAAVAFLLPVLARRTSNKVTHLLALTVGGLGLISVYFLGDKVGLLLAMVGVGVAWASILSIPYAMLSGALPSAKMGYYMGVFNFFIVIPQIVAATILGFLVKELFNGEPIYALIVGGCSMILSGLLTLRVQTNKRINIDEQS; the protein is encoded by the coding sequence ATGCGTAAACGTACCTTAAGCTTCTGGGAGATCTGGAACATGAGTTTCGGGTTTCTTGGAATTCAGTTTGGATTCGCCTTACAGAATGCCAATACTTCAAGAATATTTGAAACCCTTGGAGCTAGTGTTGAAGAGATCCCGATCTTATGGATTGCCGCGCCGGTAACCGGTTTAGTGGTTCAACCAATTATAGGATATTTTAGTGACCGTACCTGGACCAAATTGGGACGACGGCGGCCTTATTTTCTTATAGGAGCAATTTTATCTTCCATTGCATTATTCATTATGCCTAACTCGCCAACCTTATGGGTGGCCGCGGGTACATTATGGATCATGGATGCTTCTATAAATATCTCTATGGAACCCTTCCGGGCATTTGTGGGAGATAATTTGCCCGACAGGCAAAGGACGCTTGGTTTCGCTATGCAAAGCTTCTTTATTGGAGTGGGAGCAGTAGTAGGATCGTTATTACCATATATGTTCACTAATTGGTTCGGGATAAGCAATACTGCACCAGAAGGGATTATTCCAGATTCGGTAAAATGGTCCTTTTATGTTGGAGGGATTGTTTTCCTTTTAGCCGTTCTATGGACGGTTATAAAATCTAAAGAATATTCCCCGGAAGAACTGGCAGCCTTCGAAAAGGAAAAAATGAAGGATAAACCGGCCCGGGTTGAGGTAGTAGATAAGTCTAAAAACATAAGGAACCAATTCATTGCCGGGGTGGTAATGACCTTGATTGGAGCAATAATTTCATTTTTAATTTACAAAAATGGGCTTACCAAAGAATTATATATACTTTTTGTAGGTCTTATCATTGCAGGTATTCTTTTCATAGTAGTTTCTACCCTGCGTAAAAAACAGGTTCGTAATGGTTTTACCATTATTATCACCGATATGCTAAATATGCCACCGGCTATGAAACAACTGGCCTGGGTGCAATTCTTTTCTTGGTTCGCCTTGTTTTCTATGTGGATCTATACTACACCGGCAGTTACCGGTCATGTTTTCGGAACCAACGATACTACTTCAGAATTATATAACGATGCGGCAGACTGGGTTACCGTGATGTTTACTGTTTATAATGGAGTTGCGGCAGCAGTAGCATTTTTATTGCCGGTGCTGGCCAGGAGAACAAGCAACAAGGTGACTCACTTACTTGCTTTGACCGTGGGTGGTTTAGGGTTAATTTCAGTTTATTTCCTTGGAGATAAAGTTGGCCTGTTACTGGCGATGGTAGGAGTAGGGGTAGCCTGGGCTAGTATTTTATCTATTCCATATGCCATGCTTTCTGGCGCGTTGCCCTCTGCAAAAATGGGTTATTACATGGGAGTTTTTAATTTCTTTATTGTGATCCCACAGATAGTGGCGGCGACCATATTAGGATTTTTAGTGAAAGAACTTTTTAATGGAGAACCAATCTACGCGCTGATCGTAGGTGGTTGTTCCATGATCTTATCAGGACTTTTAACCTTAAGAGTTCAAACAAACAAAAGAATAAATATAGATGAGCAATCATAA
- the pgmB gene encoding beta-phosphoglucomutase has product MSNHKAFIFDLDGVIVDTAKFHFLAWRKLANDLGFDFTEEQNEQLKGVSRVESLKRILKWGNMELAEDEFERQMAMKNENYLSYVDKMDANEILPGVRKVLDYLTENNVPFALGSASKNARPILKKIDLYDKFDAIVDGTDVKKAKPDPEVFLIAADKLKTDPQDCVVFEDSVAGVQAANIGKMTSVGIGDKGVLNEADHVFQDFIEIKIEFIENLLRK; this is encoded by the coding sequence ATGAGCAATCATAAAGCATTCATATTCGATCTGGATGGAGTAATAGTAGATACGGCCAAATTTCATTTTCTGGCCTGGAGAAAACTGGCGAATGATCTTGGATTCGATTTTACTGAAGAGCAAAATGAGCAATTAAAAGGAGTAAGCCGGGTAGAATCTTTAAAAAGGATTCTGAAATGGGGTAATATGGAGCTTGCTGAAGATGAGTTTGAAAGGCAAATGGCCATGAAAAATGAAAATTACTTATCTTATGTAGATAAAATGGACGCTAACGAAATCCTTCCCGGAGTTCGTAAGGTGTTGGATTACCTAACCGAAAATAATGTGCCCTTCGCCCTGGGTTCAGCCAGTAAAAATGCAAGGCCAATATTAAAGAAAATAGATCTGTATGATAAATTCGACGCTATAGTTGATGGTACAGATGTGAAGAAGGCAAAGCCCGATCCAGAGGTGTTCTTGATCGCGGCAGATAAATTAAAGACAGATCCACAGGATTGTGTGGTCTTCGAGGATTCGGTAGCCGGAGTTCAGGCTGCCAATATTGGAAAAATGACAAGTGTTGGAATTGGTGATAAAGGAGTGCTAAACGAAGCAGATCATGTATTCCAAGATTTTATCGAGATTAAAATAGAATTTATAGAAAACTTATTGAGAAAATAG
- a CDS encoding glycoside hydrolase family 65 protein produces the protein MNQDYIKPDAWSIIEEEFDTGRVKSSESLFSIGNGAMGQRANFEEHYSGPSFQGSYIGGVFYPDKTKVGWWKNGYPEYFAKVLNAPNWIGINVFINDETLDLYTCKEVKNFRRELNMKEGFLARSFEATLSGGAQIEVKAVRFLSIVNDELGAIKYEVTPLNADTSVRFEPYLDGSITNTDANWEERFWKTLEVKTNSDRGYIVSKTLKTEFHVGTYMQSEILKSGKKVELSPEVNTSEDSVTFSYSVDVAKGETAGIVKYAGYVTDMNHKRADLIQGASLVLDKAVEKGFDKLKNEQKEAWASIWEMADITISGDVKAQQGIRFNIFQLNQTYLGKDERLNIGPKGFTGEKYGGSTYWDTEAYCIPFYMATKDQKVARKLLAYRHNHLEKAKENAQKLGFSNGGALYPMVTMNGEESHNEWEITFEEIHRNGAMVFAIYNYVRFTGDFSYIPEKGLEVMIAIARFWHQRANFSKAKNKYVILGVTGPNEYENNVNNNWYTNYIAKWCIEYCLEMIDKVKDGHQEDYTRVMGLTSLNEGEMANWREVAEGMYFPYSEEHGVFLQQDGFLDKEIIPVSKLDKKQRPINQKWSWDRILRSCYIKQADVLQGFYFFADHFSKEELEKHFDFYEPLTVHESSLSPCVHSIQAALLGRMEQAYEFYVRTSRLDLDDYNKEVEEGCHITSMAGTWMSIVEGFGGMRVENDQLSFKPQIPEQWDAYSFKINFRDRILKVHVSAKETKFSLEGEESLEILVNGKKVEVSPSSPVSI, from the coding sequence ATGAATCAAGATTATATTAAACCTGATGCATGGTCGATCATAGAAGAAGAGTTTGATACGGGCCGAGTAAAATCTTCAGAAAGTTTATTCAGTATAGGTAATGGTGCCATGGGGCAGCGTGCCAATTTCGAAGAGCATTATTCGGGACCAAGTTTCCAGGGAAGTTATATTGGAGGTGTTTTCTATCCAGATAAAACGAAAGTAGGCTGGTGGAAGAACGGTTATCCGGAATATTTCGCGAAAGTACTGAACGCGCCAAACTGGATAGGGATCAATGTTTTTATCAATGATGAGACTTTAGATCTTTATACCTGTAAAGAGGTGAAGAACTTCCGAAGGGAACTGAATATGAAAGAAGGTTTCCTGGCGAGATCTTTTGAAGCTACTTTATCAGGTGGTGCACAGATCGAAGTGAAGGCGGTTCGTTTTCTATCTATAGTAAATGATGAATTAGGTGCCATAAAATATGAAGTGACTCCTTTAAATGCGGATACAAGCGTTCGTTTTGAACCTTACCTTGACGGAAGTATCACCAATACCGATGCTAACTGGGAAGAACGTTTCTGGAAAACACTGGAAGTTAAAACAAATTCAGATCGTGGATATATAGTTTCAAAAACTCTGAAAACCGAGTTTCATGTAGGCACTTATATGCAGTCTGAAATTCTGAAATCAGGAAAAAAAGTTGAGTTGTCTCCTGAAGTTAACACTTCTGAAGATAGCGTGACTTTTTCATATTCAGTAGACGTTGCCAAAGGGGAAACTGCCGGAATCGTAAAATATGCCGGTTATGTGACCGATATGAATCATAAGAGAGCAGATCTTATTCAGGGCGCTTCTCTTGTGCTGGATAAAGCCGTTGAAAAAGGATTCGATAAGCTTAAGAATGAGCAAAAAGAGGCCTGGGCTTCAATCTGGGAAATGGCAGATATCACAATTTCAGGTGATGTTAAGGCGCAACAGGGAATTCGTTTCAATATTTTTCAACTGAACCAGACCTATCTGGGGAAGGATGAAAGACTTAATATTGGTCCAAAAGGATTTACCGGTGAGAAATACGGTGGTAGTACCTATTGGGATACTGAAGCATACTGTATTCCTTTTTATATGGCTACTAAAGATCAGAAAGTTGCCAGAAAACTGCTTGCTTACAGGCATAACCACCTAGAAAAGGCAAAAGAGAATGCTCAGAAATTAGGATTCTCGAATGGTGGTGCGCTTTACCCAATGGTGACCATGAACGGGGAAGAAAGCCACAACGAGTGGGAGATCACTTTCGAAGAGATACACCGTAATGGAGCCATGGTCTTTGCTATTTATAACTATGTTAGATTCACCGGAGATTTTAGTTATATTCCTGAAAAAGGACTGGAAGTAATGATCGCGATCGCCAGGTTCTGGCATCAGCGTGCAAATTTCAGCAAAGCCAAAAACAAATACGTGATACTTGGAGTAACTGGGCCTAACGAATATGAGAATAACGTAAATAATAACTGGTATACCAACTATATCGCCAAGTGGTGTATAGAATATTGTCTGGAGATGATAGACAAGGTAAAGGATGGGCACCAGGAAGATTACACCAGGGTAATGGGACTTACCTCCCTGAATGAAGGTGAGATGGCCAACTGGAGAGAGGTTGCAGAAGGAATGTATTTCCCATATTCTGAAGAACATGGAGTATTCTTGCAACAGGACGGATTCCTTGATAAAGAAATAATCCCGGTCTCAAAGCTGGATAAAAAACAACGTCCTATTAACCAAAAGTGGAGTTGGGACAGGATATTAAGATCTTGCTATATCAAACAGGCAGATGTGCTGCAGGGATTCTATTTCTTTGCTGATCATTTCAGCAAGGAAGAGCTTGAAAAACATTTCGACTTTTATGAACCATTAACCGTTCATGAATCCTCACTTTCTCCATGTGTACATAGTATTCAGGCAGCGTTATTAGGAAGAATGGAGCAGGCTTATGAATTCTATGTGAGAACTTCGAGACTTGATCTTGACGATTACAATAAAGAAGTAGAGGAAGGTTGCCATATTACGAGCATGGCTGGTACCTGGATGAGTATTGTAGAAGGATTTGGCGGAATGCGAGTTGAAAATGACCAGCTTTCGTTCAAGCCTCAAATTCCTGAGCAGTGGGATGCTTATTCCTTTAAGATCAATTTCAGAGACAGGATACTGAAAGTTCACGTTTCTGCTAAGGAAACCAAATTTTCTCTGGAAGGAGAAGAGTCACTGGAAATTCTTGTAAATGGGAAAAAGGTGGAAGTTTCACCCAGCT